Proteins encoded in a region of the Phacochoerus africanus isolate WHEZ1 chromosome 8, ROS_Pafr_v1, whole genome shotgun sequence genome:
- the KRTDAP gene encoding keratinocyte differentiation-associated protein isoform X1 — MKIPVLPAMVLLSVLALHSAQGAALGGAEEETTVDNYEAKPEAFNAQFLNVDKLRSVLKPDEFLNWHALFETIKRKLPFLNWDAFPKLKGLRSSTPDAQ, encoded by the exons ATGAAGATCCCCGTTCTTCCCGCCATGGTCCTCCTCTCTGTCCTGGCGCTCCACTCGGCTCAGGGGGCTGCCCTGGGCGGGGCTGAG GAAGAAACCACCGTGGACAACTACGAGGCAAAACCTGAG GCCTTTAACGCCCAGTTCCTGAACGTTGACAAGTTGCGATCT GTCCTGAAGCCCGACGAGTTCCTGAACTGGCATGCCCTCTTTGAG ACTATCAAAAGGAAACTTCCTTTCCTCAACTGGGATGCCTTTCCTAAG ctgAAAGGACTGAGAAGCTCGACTCCTGATGCCCAGTGA
- the DMKN gene encoding dermokine yields the protein MKLRRSLACLLLALCLGGGEAGPLLNGRESPGAGAGEAIGHRVGEAVGRGVGDAISHGIGETTGQAAGGPAGSGVREAPVPGVGDALAHGAKEVAHALGHTGAEAGRQAENIIRHGVDAAHSSWQGASGGPSAWGTHGQPLSGGHGISGSPSSPGGPGAPWDQVYSGGSGGSFGTNPQGGPWAHGGNGKPSNLGTNAQGAVAQPGYGSVQGSNNANVECTNPPPSGSGGSSSNSGGSSGSGGSSGGSSSGSSDSNGGSSGSNSGGGSGGSSSSSSGPNGDQPLESSRIFDQGSGSQAYNTGSSSGSTGGSGGRSKPGCDNPGTEIRGSGGSGGQGQGSRGADEAANGINTLNSETPSSPGLFNFDNFWKKFKSKLGFINWDAIDKGQVLPPSTRALLYFSRLWEDFKHKTPFLNWKEITEGADASSSSSLLQKRAGGAGQPGAGWQNVAAVTSKNNYNHQAYPMPFGGQYPAKIPAKGGATLSSSASRAKPGLLQWVKFW from the exons ATGAAGCTCCGGCGGTCCCTGGCCTGCCTCCTGCTGGCCCTGTGCCTGGGCGGTGGGGAGGCTGGCCCGCTGCTGAATGGAAGGGAGAGCCCTGGAGCGGGTGCCGGGGAGGCCATTGGACACAGGGTGGGAGAAGCCGTCGGAAGGGGAGTGGGCGACGCCATCAGCCACGGCATCGGGGAGACCACTGGCCAAGCGGCTGGAGGGCCAGCAGGCTCTGGAGTCCGGGAGGCCCCGGTCCCTGGGGTAGGCGATGCTCTCGCCCACGGGGCTAAGGAAGTGGCCCATGCACTTGGCCACACTGGCGCTGAGGCTGGCAGACAGGCTGAGAACATCATTCGACATGGAGTGGATGCAGCCCACAGCTCGTGGCAGGGGGCGTCCGGTGGCCCCAGTGCCTGG GGCACCCATGGCCAGCCTCTGTCTGGAGGCCATGGCATCTCTGGTTCTCCGAGCAgtcctggaggcccaggggcaCCCTGGGACCAGGTGTACTCTGGAGGTTCAGGTGGCAGCTTTGGAACCAACCCTCAGGGAGGCCCCTGGGCCCATGGAGGCAACGGAAAGCCATCCAACCTGGGGACCAATGCTCAG GGAGCTGTGGCCCAACCTGGTTATGGCTCAGTGCAAGGCAGCAACAACGCAAATGTAGAG TGCACCAACCCCCCGCCATCCGGCTCAGGTGGAAGCTCGAGCAACTCTGGG GGAAGCAGCGGTAGTGGTGGCAGCAgtggcggcagcagcagcggcagcagtgacagcaac ggtggcagcagtggcagcaacagtGGTGGTGGCagcggtggcagcagcagcagcagttctGGGCCCAACGGG GACCAACCCTTAGAAAGCTCCAGGATTTTCGATCAAGGCTCAGGTTCCCAG GCGTACAATACCGGCTCTTCCTCAGGGAGCACAGGTGGAAGTGGTGGCCGAAGCAAACCCGGA TGTGACAACCCAGGGACCGAAATCCGCGGTTCTGGAGGATCCGGGGGTCAG gGTCAAGGGTCCAGAGGAGCAGATGAAGCTGCCAATGGAATCAACACTCTG AACTCTGAGACGCCTTCATCTCCGGGGCTCTTCAACTTCGACAATTTCTGGAAG AAATTTAAATCTAAGCTGGGTTTCATTAACTGGGATGCCATAGACAAG GGCCAAGTCCTACCCCCCAGCACGCGTGCCCTCCTCTACTTCAGTCGACTCTGGGAG gaTTTCAAACACAAAACTCCTTTCTTGAACTGGAAAGAAATTACCGAG GGCGCTGACGCGTCATCGTCATCCTCCTTGCTTCAGAAGAGGGCAGGCGGGGCCGGCCAG cCTGGCGCAGGATGGCAGAACGTGGCAGCTGTGACTTCTAAG AACAACTATAACCATCAGGCGTACCCCATGCCCTTTGGAGGGCAGTACCCAGCCAAGATCCCCGCTAAG GGGGGAGCCACGCTTTCCTCCTCG GCTTCCCGGGCAAAACCTGGCCTGCTGCAGTGGGTGAAGTTTTGGTAG
- the KRTDAP gene encoding keratinocyte differentiation-associated protein isoform X2 gives MKIPVLPAMVLLSVLALHSAQGAALGGAEEETTVDNYEAKPEVLKPDEFLNWHALFETIKRKLPFLNWDAFPKLKGLRSSTPDAQ, from the exons ATGAAGATCCCCGTTCTTCCCGCCATGGTCCTCCTCTCTGTCCTGGCGCTCCACTCGGCTCAGGGGGCTGCCCTGGGCGGGGCTGAG GAAGAAACCACCGTGGACAACTACGAGGCAAAACCTGAG GTCCTGAAGCCCGACGAGTTCCTGAACTGGCATGCCCTCTTTGAG ACTATCAAAAGGAAACTTCCTTTCCTCAACTGGGATGCCTTTCCTAAG ctgAAAGGACTGAGAAGCTCGACTCCTGATGCCCAGTGA